A single region of the Salvia miltiorrhiza cultivar Shanhuang (shh) chromosome 8, IMPLAD_Smil_shh, whole genome shotgun sequence genome encodes:
- the LOC131000153 gene encoding uncharacterized protein LOC131000153, translating into MPSPKSHRKGSHEKNKKGRLSEKASSFHGRDAGAVADMLPRPRTVPDLLAGRRAGASSSPPPPPLPKLTKLLVNVTIQRSPGPVHVLMPPEATVQDLITAALRQYLKEARRPVLPATAASAFDLHYSQFSLESLDREVKIVELGSRNFFLCPRKTAAESGGAAVSSSCSKEAEEGTNKKGLPWLKFMDFLL; encoded by the exons aTGCCGTCGCCGAAGAGTCACCGGAAAGGAAGCCATGAGAAGAACAAGAAGGGGCGGTTGTCGGAGAAGGCGTCGTCGTTTCACGGGAGAGACGCCGGAGCTGTGGCCGACATGCTTCCGCGGCCGAGGACAGTGCCGGACTTGCTGGCCGGCAGAAGAGCCGGCGCGAGttcatcgccgccgccgccgccgctgccgaaGCTGACGAAGTTGCTCGTGAACGTGACGATACAGAGGAGCCCTGGCCCCGTGCACGTCTTGATGCCGCCGGAAGCCACCGTGCAGGACCTGATCACGGCGGCGCTCCGCCAGTATCTGAAGGAGGCGCGGCGGCCGGTTCTTCcggccaccgccgcctccgcctTCGATCTCCATTACTCACAGTTCAGCTTAGAAA gTTTGGATAGGGAGGTGAAAATAGTGGAGTTGGGGTCAAGGAACTTCTTCCTCTGTCCGAGAAAGACGGCGGCGGAAAGCGGCGGCGCAGCCGTGAGCTCGAGCTGCTCAAAGGAGGCTGAAGAG